A genomic region of Macaca thibetana thibetana isolate TM-01 chromosome 14, ASM2454274v1, whole genome shotgun sequence contains the following coding sequences:
- the LOC126934987 gene encoding elongin-B-like encodes MDVFLTIRRHKTAIFTDAEESSTVFELKRLVEGLLKRPPDEQRLYKDDQLLDDGKTLGECGFTSQTARPLAPASVGLAFRADDTFEALCIEPFSSPPELLDVMKPQDSGNSAGEPAVQ; translated from the coding sequence ATGGACGTGTTCCTCACGATTCGGCGCCACAAGACCGCCATCTTCACTGATGCCGAGGAGTCCAGCACGGTGTTCGAGCTGAAGCGCCTCGTGGAGGGACTCCTCAAGCGGCCTCCCGACGAGCAGCGGCTATACAAGGACGACCAGCTCTTGGATGATGGCAAGACACTTGGCGAGTGTGGCTTCACCAGCCAAACAGCACGGCCACTGGCTCCAGCCTCAGTGGGGCTGGCCTTCCGGGCAGACGACACCTTTGAGGCCCTGTGCATTGAGCCGTTCTCCAGCCCGCCCGAGCTGCTCGACGTGATGAAGCCCCAGGACTCGGGAAACAGTGCCGGTGAACCAGCTGTGCAGTGA